A genome region from Pueribacillus theae includes the following:
- a CDS encoding polysaccharide biosynthesis protein, which yields MAYRTRLATFILMDSVIVSVAIFIAAWIAYPYETVIDTRALIISAIALLVFHHVFATLYHLYNKVWAYASVDELIVIVKAVTLSIIAAALVQFFVSDFTIYKRALLVTWMLHILMIGGSRFIWRVARGHDADKDGNKKRTLIIGAGSAGAMIARQLKTGNNSDLLPVGFIDDEESKQKMQLYNLPILGQTKDIGSIVHKYAIEHIIIAIPSLHHEKMNKIVSVCHQTKVKTQILPKVEDLLEGKVSVTQLKDVEVEDLLGREPVELDIHAIKLLVSGQTVMVTGAGGSIGSELCRQLIKFNPKKIILVGHGEYSIYRIHMELEAICGEMDIDIVPVIGDIKDRKRMFDIMDIYKPIIIYHAAAHKHVPLMEYNPHEAVKNNIIGTKNVAEAAAACGVHTFVLVSSDKAVNPTSIMGATKRIAEMIVQNLSKQSDTVFTAVRFGNVLGSRGSVVPLFKQQINQGGPVTVTDPKMTRYFMTVSEASRLVIQAGTLAKGGEVFVLDMGEPVKVVDLARKLIKLSGYTEEEIPIVYTGIRPGEKLYEELLDEHELLPDEIYEKIYVGRTTEADEQLLTHFIQHFLDYSNEELKDELMKIVYAKNVLVKAH from the coding sequence ATGGCATATCGTACTAGATTGGCAACGTTCATTTTGATGGATTCTGTCATCGTCAGTGTGGCGATCTTTATCGCTGCGTGGATTGCCTATCCGTATGAAACGGTGATTGACACGAGGGCGCTTATCATTAGTGCGATTGCACTGTTGGTATTCCATCATGTATTTGCAACGCTTTATCATTTATATAATAAAGTGTGGGCCTATGCCAGTGTCGATGAATTAATCGTTATTGTGAAAGCTGTCACATTGTCGATTATCGCTGCCGCGCTTGTCCAATTTTTTGTCAGTGATTTTACCATTTATAAACGCGCCCTTCTGGTAACTTGGATGCTGCATATTTTGATGATTGGCGGCTCGCGTTTTATTTGGAGAGTCGCCCGCGGCCATGATGCGGATAAGGACGGAAATAAAAAACGCACGCTAATTATTGGGGCCGGTTCGGCGGGAGCCATGATCGCCAGGCAATTAAAAACAGGAAACAACTCTGATTTGCTCCCTGTCGGTTTTATCGACGATGAAGAATCAAAACAAAAGATGCAGCTGTATAATTTGCCTATCCTCGGACAAACGAAAGATATTGGATCCATCGTTCACAAATACGCCATTGAACATATTATTATTGCTATTCCCTCTCTCCATCATGAGAAGATGAATAAAATTGTGTCCGTGTGCCATCAAACAAAGGTAAAAACACAAATTCTTCCGAAGGTGGAAGATTTACTGGAAGGGAAAGTGTCCGTGACACAGTTAAAGGATGTGGAAGTCGAAGATTTGCTCGGGCGCGAGCCGGTTGAGCTTGACATCCATGCCATTAAGCTGTTGGTTTCCGGACAAACTGTCATGGTAACCGGGGCAGGAGGGTCAATTGGTTCCGAGCTCTGCCGCCAGTTAATCAAATTCAATCCAAAAAAAATAATCTTGGTCGGACATGGCGAATATAGCATTTACCGCATTCATATGGAGCTAGAGGCCATATGTGGCGAAATGGATATAGACATTGTCCCGGTTATCGGAGACATTAAAGACCGGAAGCGCATGTTTGACATCATGGACATATATAAGCCGATCATTATTTACCATGCTGCCGCCCATAAGCACGTCCCGCTGATGGAATACAACCCGCATGAAGCGGTGAAAAATAACATCATCGGAACGAAAAACGTTGCTGAAGCAGCAGCAGCTTGCGGCGTCCATACCTTTGTCCTCGTCTCTTCGGATAAGGCGGTCAACCCGACCAGTATCATGGGGGCGACAAAACGGATTGCGGAAATGATTGTCCAAAACTTGAGCAAACAGAGTGACACCGTGTTTACGGCTGTTCGTTTCGGCAATGTATTGGGCAGCCGCGGCAGTGTCGTTCCTCTGTTTAAACAGCAGATTAATCAGGGCGGGCCGGTCACTGTCACAGATCCGAAGATGACACGCTATTTCATGACCGTCTCCGAAGCCTCCCGATTGGTCATCCAAGCCGGCACACTCGCAAAGGGCGGGGAAGTTTTCGTTTTAGATATGGGCGAACCGGTCAAGGTTGTAGACCTTGCACGGAAATTGATTAAGTTATCCGGCTATACAGAAGAAGAAATTCCAATTGTTTACACAGGGATAAGGCCAGGGGAAAAATTGTACGAAGAATTGCTCGATGAACATGAACTTCTTCCTGATGAAATTTATGAAAAGATTTATGTTGGACGGACGACTGAAGCGGACGAGCAGTTGCTAACCCATTTCATCCAGCATTTCTTGGACTACTCAAATGAAGAGCTGAAGGATGAGTTAATGAAAATCGTCTATGCAAAAAACGTGCTTGTGAAAGCCCATTAA
- a CDS encoding O-antigen ligase family protein, whose protein sequence is MNTLQTRLYLMLSGIFFGFLLFNVFDVTILPIREIAFTTMEWMKYGALLYIGYILYEMRKARRPISDNGLTPFYSSLGLFIVISILLHVINGNFDDNLALIDMLLTFAFIAATAHIRWEASAIILFAQMSLFIVVLIFFHWMLSGMPMSDFQSVIRNPNILGVFLSCLLFFQLVAFGDANKWKKALYSIGILLALFMIYTSSARAVLLLLLTVIAAQIVLFFSKRVFYYLFYAVLAFNLLFLVLYSTLAKSSMFTRLNQWSVENFGKNLFSGRQDIWETAFYYGLERPLTGHKVGITPDEYIKGAHFVHVHNQYLQIFLESGFIGLACFILFLFGIWKVLQKNLDVKIVRWSACFFLGILIYQNLEISLFFNIQPIGLFHWLIVSLGISGVLFSASERKRHSSKNF, encoded by the coding sequence TTGAATACATTGCAAACCCGTTTGTACTTGATGTTGTCGGGAATATTTTTCGGTTTTTTGCTTTTTAATGTTTTCGATGTGACAATACTCCCGATTAGGGAGATTGCGTTCACAACGATGGAATGGATGAAATATGGCGCTCTTCTCTACATCGGCTATATCCTTTATGAAATGCGCAAAGCGAGGCGGCCGATTTCGGATAACGGCTTAACTCCCTTTTACAGTTCACTTGGCTTATTTATCGTCATATCTATTCTTCTTCATGTCATTAACGGAAACTTCGATGATAACCTTGCGTTGATTGACATGCTTTTAACTTTTGCATTTATTGCGGCAACTGCCCATATTAGGTGGGAGGCATCCGCTATTATTTTGTTTGCTCAAATGAGCCTGTTCATTGTTGTTCTCATTTTCTTTCATTGGATGCTGTCAGGCATGCCGATGAGCGACTTTCAAAGCGTGATCAGAAACCCGAATATTTTAGGGGTGTTTTTGTCTTGCCTGTTATTTTTTCAGCTCGTCGCCTTCGGTGACGCAAACAAATGGAAAAAGGCCTTATATTCCATCGGGATATTGCTTGCCCTGTTCATGATTTATACTTCATCAGCCCGGGCTGTGCTGTTGCTTCTTTTAACTGTTATCGCTGCCCAAATCGTGTTATTCTTTTCCAAAAGAGTGTTCTATTATTTGTTTTATGCTGTCTTGGCTTTTAATCTGCTCTTTCTCGTTCTCTACAGTACACTCGCCAAAAGCAGCATGTTCACGAGACTGAATCAATGGTCTGTTGAAAATTTCGGGAAAAACCTTTTCTCCGGTAGGCAAGACATTTGGGAAACGGCCTTTTATTACGGTTTGGAGCGCCCCCTTACCGGCCACAAGGTTGGGATAACGCCCGATGAGTATATAAAAGGTGCTCATTTTGTCCATGTCCACAACCAATATTTGCAGATTTTTCTCGAAAGCGGGTTCATTGGGTTAGCTTGCTTCATCCTTTTCCTGTTTGGCATTTGGAAAGTGTTGCAAAAGAACCTGGATGTGAAAATTGTTCGCTGGTCGGCGTGTTTTTTCCTGGGGATTTTAATTTATCAAAATCTCGAAATCTCGCTCTTCTTTAATATACAGCCGATTGGGCTTTTCCACTGGCTCATTGTCTCTCTTGGGATTAGCGGCGTGCTTTTTTCCGCAAGCGAAAGGAAAAGGCATTCCAGCAAAAACTTTTAA
- the murJ gene encoding murein biosynthesis integral membrane protein MurJ, which translates to MLRSRFFKIVGAITIMNIIARLLGFAREVTIGYQYGTSFRADSIITAFTIPNFLYVVIGGAITTAFISVYSKLNASSRNDFVQTLFSYLSVGIGGLTVVFIIFPTFWMNLFFSGMSEEALALTSKLFIVTAPATFFLVVSMLLTGLHNVHENYRLSTFTSLAFNGIYFIIGFGLTPFLMEYSYSLGATLGSLSMFIILVYQIKRQQLMPLQFKAKKLPEIKRFARLALPLVLGGATMQFYLIIQRIYAARMEEGAIAAINYASKMTQFPQGVLMASVTTVIYPLLAKAAGENDVGKLRDTYQKGFRLLTLTLLPASLFMLMYAKEIITFIFQYGHFSEESTNMTYPLLQVFSLSVFSLALNTYVTRFFYALEHTLLPNVLNIISVFGVNILVITLTIDHFGVKAIAFGTVVSTIVNMALLIIFGKTRLDLALCSRRSAVNLGLFSLAAAGMLWLLSNVSANSVFLPLLIGGIATLVIIWAGMKFVKE; encoded by the coding sequence ATGTTGCGGTCGCGTTTTTTTAAAATAGTAGGTGCGATAACGATTATGAATATTATCGCCAGGCTGCTCGGCTTTGCCCGTGAAGTTACGATTGGCTATCAATACGGGACTAGCTTTCGGGCGGATAGCATTATTACGGCATTTACGATTCCGAACTTTCTGTATGTCGTCATCGGCGGTGCAATAACGACTGCCTTTATTTCTGTCTACAGCAAATTAAATGCATCCTCAAGAAATGATTTTGTCCAAACCCTCTTTTCCTATCTAAGTGTCGGAATCGGCGGATTAACCGTTGTTTTTATCATCTTTCCAACGTTTTGGATGAACCTTTTCTTTTCAGGGATGTCAGAAGAGGCATTGGCTTTAACGAGTAAATTGTTTATCGTTACAGCTCCGGCAACATTTTTCCTCGTCGTGTCGATGTTATTGACCGGGCTTCATAATGTACATGAGAATTACCGGTTAAGCACGTTTACATCACTAGCGTTTAATGGAATCTATTTCATTATCGGTTTCGGCTTGACGCCATTTTTGATGGAATACTCTTATTCCCTCGGGGCAACTCTCGGTTCGCTAAGTATGTTTATTATCTTAGTATATCAAATAAAAAGGCAGCAATTGATGCCGCTTCAATTTAAGGCTAAAAAACTGCCGGAAATCAAACGATTTGCCCGTTTGGCATTGCCGCTGGTTTTAGGCGGGGCGACGATGCAGTTCTATCTCATTATTCAGCGTATTTATGCCGCTCGAATGGAAGAAGGAGCGATTGCGGCTATCAACTATGCCTCAAAAATGACCCAGTTTCCGCAAGGGGTCTTAATGGCGAGTGTCACGACGGTCATTTATCCGCTTCTTGCAAAAGCGGCGGGGGAAAATGATGTTGGCAAGTTGCGTGATACGTATCAAAAAGGCTTTAGATTACTTACGCTCACCTTGCTGCCGGCGAGTTTATTTATGTTGATGTATGCGAAAGAAATCATTACGTTTATCTTCCAGTATGGCCATTTTAGCGAGGAATCGACGAATATGACATACCCGCTGCTGCAGGTTTTTTCTTTGTCGGTTTTCAGTTTGGCGTTAAATACGTACGTGACGCGGTTTTTTTATGCGCTTGAACATACGCTGCTGCCGAATGTGTTAAATATTATTTCTGTGTTTGGCGTAAATATCCTCGTCATTACGCTGACCATTGATCATTTTGGTGTTAAGGCGATTGCGTTCGGGACTGTTGTAAGTACGATTGTTAATATGGCCCTGCTCATTATTTTTGGGAAAACGAGATTAGATTTGGCGCTTTGCAGCCGGCGTTCCGCTGTCAATCTCGGGCTGTTCAGCTTGGCTGCCGCAGGCATGCTATGGTTGTTATCCAACGTTTCGGCCAATTCCGTTTTTCTGCCGCTTCTTATCGGCGGCATCGCTACGCTAGTGATCATTTGGGCAGGAATGAAGTTTGTCAAAGAATAA
- a CDS encoding polysaccharide pyruvyl transferase family protein, with amino-acid sequence MTIGIVGNYGNDNLGDDAILEGIIIQLEDAYQISRNEILVFSNNPEQTRQKYGVQSVNLFQRKKTDAMKFIATMVHHKPIIGQLDVLLIGGGGILMDLYRNGPIVYGMYGWLARRANTPVAIYGAGAGPIESTLGKILLRSLVNGAEMVTVRDPKSKKLLESIGVNKQIDVISDPAFFVEAPGKKAQAKKGFHIGVTAVPYCNKTYWPVDHTEKYHHYIRGMAQNLDHIIEANPDTVIHFFSTKHPYDTEAAKDIRQLMKHKDCTAVLDRMLTHEEVLQIISGLDLVIGTRLHSLILAIVTETPVLAVSYHRKVQDFMDSADCGRYVISIDKLHEHPRFFLDQLHEMRRSWDGTRTRFKAILHDLKNKTPSGMELLKHIYPKH; translated from the coding sequence ATGACAATAGGAATTGTCGGAAACTACGGAAATGACAATCTGGGGGATGATGCCATTCTGGAGGGCATCATCATCCAGCTGGAAGACGCCTATCAAATCAGCCGGAATGAGATTCTCGTATTCTCAAACAATCCGGAGCAGACACGGCAAAAATATGGCGTCCAATCTGTAAACCTGTTTCAGCGAAAAAAAACGGATGCGATGAAATTCATTGCAACAATGGTACATCATAAACCGATTATCGGGCAGCTCGATGTGTTATTGATTGGCGGCGGCGGCATATTGATGGATCTTTATCGCAACGGGCCGATTGTATACGGAATGTATGGATGGCTTGCACGGCGCGCAAACACGCCTGTTGCCATTTACGGAGCCGGCGCCGGCCCGATTGAGTCAACGCTTGGGAAAATCCTTTTAAGATCGCTCGTTAACGGGGCTGAAATGGTGACGGTGAGAGACCCGAAATCTAAGAAACTGCTAGAGTCCATCGGTGTAAATAAACAGATTGATGTTATTTCCGATCCGGCTTTTTTTGTGGAGGCACCCGGGAAAAAGGCCCAAGCAAAGAAAGGCTTTCACATTGGCGTGACAGCAGTGCCTTATTGCAATAAAACGTATTGGCCGGTTGATCATACGGAAAAATACCATCATTATATACGGGGCATGGCACAGAATCTTGATCACATCATCGAGGCAAACCCTGACACGGTGATTCACTTCTTTTCGACAAAACATCCTTACGACACGGAGGCGGCGAAGGATATTCGGCAGCTCATGAAGCATAAAGACTGTACTGCTGTGCTAGACCGGATGCTTACCCACGAAGAGGTGCTGCAAATAATCAGCGGGCTGGATCTAGTCATCGGGACGAGGCTTCATTCTCTCATTCTGGCCATCGTCACAGAAACGCCGGTTCTTGCGGTGTCTTATCATCGGAAAGTACAAGATTTTATGGATTCGGCAGATTGCGGGCGCTATGTCATTTCCATTGATAAGCTGCACGAACACCCCCGGTTCTTTTTGGATCAATTGCATGAGATGCGCCGTAGCTGGGACGGTACACGTACTCGATTCAAGGCGATTTTGCATGATTTAAAAAATAAAACACCGAGCGGTATGGAATTATTGAAGCACATTTATCCGAAGCATTAA